Proteins encoded within one genomic window of Nordella sp. HKS 07:
- a CDS encoding GNAT family N-acetyltransferase, whose product MSFIQPIGSTERARVLALNNAHAVETSLLDDGKLARMLDEAFLATRIGDVDAFLIVFDEKARYDSPNFEWFRAHYPTFVYVDRIVTGPQARGKGYARALYQDLFEKAAVRGHGRVVCEVNLDPPNPVSDAFHAALGFIDVGRQLLQGSGKTVRYLSKNIPS is encoded by the coding sequence ATGAGTTTCATTCAGCCGATAGGCAGCACGGAACGCGCCCGCGTTCTCGCTCTCAACAATGCGCATGCCGTCGAGACGTCATTGCTCGACGATGGAAAGCTCGCCCGCATGCTGGACGAAGCGTTCCTCGCCACCCGTATCGGCGATGTCGATGCCTTCCTCATCGTCTTCGATGAGAAAGCCCGCTATGACAGCCCCAATTTCGAGTGGTTCCGCGCGCACTACCCGACTTTCGTATATGTCGACCGCATCGTCACGGGGCCTCAGGCGCGCGGCAAGGGTTATGCCCGTGCGCTCTACCAGGACCTCTTCGAAAAGGCGGCCGTCCGGGGGCATGGCAGGGTGGTCTGCGAGGTCAATCTGGACCCTCCGAACCCGGTGTCCGATGCCTTCCATGCAGCCTTGGGTTTTATTGACGTTGGGCGCCAGCTGTTGCAGGGCTCCGGCAAGACCGTCCGCTATCTGAGTAAGAATATTCCTAGCTGA
- a CDS encoding GFA family protein, whose product MGDTHKGTCFCGAVEIEVRGAPLEMGYCHCASCRSYSGAPVTSFTLWKMENVTVTKGADLIGRFNKTGMSDRQFCRRCGGHIMADHPEFNLTDVHAAVLPTLAFAPTVHLNYAETVQPMKDGLPKLTDFPTEAGGSGKLMPE is encoded by the coding sequence ATGGGCGACACGCACAAGGGAACCTGCTTCTGCGGCGCGGTGGAGATCGAGGTGAGAGGCGCGCCTCTGGAAATGGGCTATTGCCATTGCGCCTCGTGCCGATCCTATTCGGGAGCGCCGGTAACCTCCTTCACCTTGTGGAAGATGGAGAATGTGACGGTCACGAAAGGGGCGGACCTCATCGGCCGTTTCAACAAGACCGGCATGAGCGACCGGCAATTCTGCAGGAGATGCGGCGGCCACATCATGGCCGACCATCCGGAATTCAACCTTACCGATGTTCATGCCGCCGTGCTGCCGACGCTCGCCTTCGCGCCAACCGTCCATCTGAACTACGCCGAAACCGTGCAGCCCATGAAAGACGGGCTTCCCAAGCTGACGGACTTCCCCACTGAAGCGGGTGGATCGGGAAAGCTGATGCCGGAGTGA
- a CDS encoding ABC transporter substrate-binding protein: MNKCRTGALAAVLWLAATAAGAQTPGVATDRILFGQSAALGGPTADLGNEMRRGILAAFEEVNRAGGVGGRRLELRSYDDRYEPELAIANTRRLIEDDGVFALIGGVGTTTSAASEPLARAAGVPFIAPFSGAEFLRDPALGHVVNVRASYYEETEAMVERLTSDLGISRIGVLYQDDSYGRNGLAGVRRALDRRGLELAGTGTYMRNTTAVKTALLGLGRGNPDAIVIIGAYMPSAVFTRWARKLGVEAPIFNISFVGSDALAAALGPAGDGVYITQVVPFPDGGSLPLLAEYRKALVAHEAAARPSFVSLEGYIAGRLTAEVLARAGEAPTRASFLSALTTTGKFDIGGFTLRYGPGDNRGSDQVFLTVVRKGDIFSAERLAP, encoded by the coding sequence ATGAACAAGTGCCGGACAGGCGCTCTGGCGGCGGTGCTGTGGCTGGCCGCGACGGCGGCGGGCGCGCAAACGCCCGGCGTTGCGACGGACCGTATCCTGTTCGGCCAGTCGGCGGCTTTGGGCGGGCCTACCGCCGATCTCGGCAATGAGATGCGCCGCGGCATCCTGGCCGCCTTCGAGGAAGTGAACCGGGCAGGGGGTGTCGGCGGGCGCCGCCTGGAGTTGCGCTCTTATGACGACCGTTACGAGCCGGAGCTGGCGATCGCCAATACACGCCGGCTCATCGAGGACGACGGCGTATTCGCCCTGATCGGCGGGGTCGGCACGACGACATCGGCTGCCAGTGAGCCCCTCGCGCGCGCCGCCGGCGTGCCCTTCATCGCCCCTTTCTCCGGTGCCGAGTTCCTGCGCGATCCGGCCCTCGGCCATGTCGTGAATGTGCGCGCCTCCTATTATGAGGAGACCGAAGCGATGGTCGAGCGCCTGACCAGCGATCTCGGCATCTCGCGCATCGGCGTCCTCTATCAGGACGATTCCTATGGCCGCAACGGCCTCGCCGGCGTCCGCCGGGCGCTCGACCGGCGTGGACTCGAGCTCGCCGGCACCGGCACCTATATGCGCAACACCACCGCCGTGAAGACCGCCCTTCTGGGGCTCGGCCGAGGCAATCCTGACGCGATCGTCATCATCGGCGCCTATATGCCGAGCGCCGTCTTCACCCGCTGGGCGCGCAAGCTTGGCGTCGAGGCCCCCATCTTCAATATCTCCTTCGTCGGCAGCGATGCGCTCGCGGCGGCGCTTGGGCCGGCGGGAGACGGCGTCTACATCACCCAGGTCGTGCCCTTTCCCGACGGCGGGTCGCTGCCGCTGCTCGCTGAATACCGCAAGGCTCTTGTCGCCCACGAGGCGGCGGCGCGGCCGTCCTTCGTCTCACTCGAAGGTTATATCGCCGGCCGGCTCACCGCGGAGGTGCTGGCCCGGGCGGGGGAGGCGCCGACGCGCGCGAGCTTCCTGTCGGCGCTCACCACCACGGGCAAGTTCGACATTGGCGGCTTCACGCTGCGCTACGGGCCGGGCGACAACCGGGGCTCCGACCAGGTCTTCCTGACGGTAGTCCGCAAGGGCGACATCTTTTCGGCCGAGCGGCTTGCACCATGA
- a CDS encoding adenylate/guanylate cyclase domain-containing protein, which yields MNIAAAAPQIRRRRPRLGLSIKLYVAIAGAVALILAASVVAWISFVELGQLQRRITREHIPSMTDSLRLAQRSALIAATAPALVSAASEAEREALMQAVRDHQRMIGALIDDLERQSANATDPGNPKQHITGIRQATGELATALDRLDGSVGRQLLLKAELAERRDRAVELHRRLIGRLTPLLDDATMYLVTGYRTLEDPAPVLAGERLSQEALLDYTAIAQLGIEGNLIGGFLAEAANIPDVTLLPPLRERYEAAADRFRTALAVVRGNEAEVLRVIADGLINLGEGASGIFVPRHALLVETQAAEALAGEARTIAARLTGDVDRLVAGVRARTDEAVAASNRAIDVGSKLLFVLNAISIMGALLIGWWYVARQVTAPVVRITDAAASFEERRFDPESLSHVRTRTDELGDLARTFTRMAGEVQTRTDTLDRLVAERTSELENVANRLAKYLSPQIYSSIFSAKGAATGTLARKNLTIFFSDIAGFTDISDGMEPERLSFFINTYLSEMSNIAIEHGGTIDKFIGDAMLVFFGDPETEGDRNDALRCARMALRMRERVIELDKTWHENGISKPLRTRMGITTGYCTVGNFGSEHRLDYTVLGGTVNLAARLETRAEPGTILMADSTWLLIQDVADATPMGEITPKGFARPVGCYRLNGLVAPDTADAVQLAGRHVTVSVAHKRHIQEAIEEMRRMEEDLARRLPAD from the coding sequence ATGAACATCGCCGCCGCCGCACCTCAGATCCGACGCCGGCGGCCGCGTCTTGGCCTCTCCATCAAGCTTTATGTGGCGATCGCCGGCGCGGTGGCGCTGATCCTGGCGGCGAGCGTCGTCGCCTGGATCTCCTTCGTCGAGCTCGGCCAGCTGCAGCGCCGCATCACGCGTGAGCACATTCCCTCGATGACCGACTCCCTGCGGCTCGCGCAGCGGAGCGCGCTGATTGCGGCGACCGCGCCGGCCCTGGTCTCGGCCGCCAGCGAGGCGGAACGCGAAGCGCTGATGCAGGCGGTCAGAGACCATCAGCGCATGATCGGCGCGCTGATCGACGATCTCGAACGGCAGAGCGCCAATGCCACCGATCCCGGCAACCCCAAGCAGCATATTACCGGGATCAGGCAAGCGACCGGCGAACTCGCGACCGCCCTCGACCGGCTCGATGGATCGGTCGGACGCCAGCTTCTGCTCAAGGCCGAGCTTGCCGAGCGCCGCGACCGGGCGGTGGAACTGCATCGCCGCCTGATCGGGCGGCTGACGCCGCTTCTCGACGATGCGACCATGTACCTGGTCACCGGATATCGAACTCTCGAGGATCCGGCACCGGTCTTGGCGGGGGAGCGACTTTCGCAGGAGGCGCTGCTCGATTACACAGCGATTGCTCAACTCGGCATCGAGGGCAATCTGATCGGCGGCTTTCTCGCCGAAGCGGCCAATATCCCCGATGTCACGCTGTTGCCGCCGCTGCGCGAGCGCTATGAGGCGGCGGCGGATCGCTTCCGGACCGCGCTTGCGGTCGTGAGAGGCAACGAGGCGGAGGTGCTGCGCGTCATCGCCGACGGCCTGATCAATCTGGGCGAGGGGGCAAGCGGCATATTTGTGCCGCGCCACGCTTTGCTTGTCGAAACCCAGGCTGCCGAAGCGCTGGCCGGCGAGGCGCGGACCATCGCGGCGCGGCTGACCGGTGATGTCGACCGGCTCGTGGCCGGCGTCAGGGCGAGGACCGATGAAGCCGTCGCCGCCTCCAACCGCGCGATCGATGTCGGCAGCAAGCTGCTCTTCGTGCTCAACGCCATCAGCATCATGGGCGCGCTTCTGATCGGCTGGTGGTATGTGGCGCGCCAGGTCACCGCACCGGTGGTGCGCATCACCGATGCCGCCGCGTCCTTCGAGGAGCGGCGCTTCGATCCCGAAAGCCTCAGCCATGTGCGCACGCGCACCGACGAACTGGGAGATCTCGCCCGCACCTTCACGCGCATGGCGGGCGAGGTCCAGACCCGCACCGACACGCTCGACCGCCTGGTGGCCGAGCGCACCAGCGAATTGGAGAATGTCGCCAACCGCCTGGCCAAATATCTGTCGCCGCAGATCTACAGTTCGATCTTCTCGGCCAAGGGTGCCGCGACGGGCACGCTGGCGCGCAAGAACCTGACCATCTTCTTCTCCGACATTGCGGGCTTCACCGACATCAGCGACGGCATGGAGCCCGAGCGCTTGTCCTTCTTCATCAATACTTACTTGAGCGAGATGTCGAACATCGCCATCGAGCATGGCGGCACCATCGACAAGTTCATCGGCGATGCGATGCTGGTGTTCTTCGGCGATCCGGAAACGGAAGGGGACCGCAATGACGCCTTGCGCTGCGCCCGCATGGCGCTGCGCATGCGCGAGCGGGTGATAGAGCTCGACAAGACCTGGCACGAGAACGGCATCTCGAAGCCTTTGCGCACCCGCATGGGCATCACCACAGGTTATTGCACGGTGGGCAATTTCGGCTCCGAGCATCGTCTCGACTACACGGTGCTCGGCGGCACGGTGAATCTCGCCGCCAGGCTCGAGACGCGGGCCGAGCCCGGCACCATCCTGATGGCCGATTCCACCTGGCTCCTCATCCAGGATGTCGCGGACGCCACGCCGATGGGCGAGATCACGCCGAAGGGCTTTGCCCGCCCCGTCGGCTGCTATCGCCTGAATGGCCTTGTTGCGCCCGACACCGCGGATGCGGTGCAGCTCGCCGGCCGCCATGTCACGGTCTCTGTCGCGCATAAACGCCACATTCAGGAAGCGATCGAGGAAATGCGCCGCATGGAAGAGGATCTGGCGCGCCGCCTGCCGGCCGATTGA
- a CDS encoding CARDB domain-containing protein, whose protein sequence is MHSLFGHRSNTSNKSLWSGVRRPPARHLVYAAAVVALIGAFTHAARAANVDCQANRTGTGSVLYLYYPTASDSNFPDDVGDLGVTTSPLADFDVADLDSGIGTTAALRDAVTSRVKVDYCEFNIRIVPTTSANGTTNPQPGDARWQVVGIGSDSSPDLFGIASDVDTGDAVAQDFARVFADSFGVEFGGAGGELNGANSTLDRWANAIAGTTSHEAGHDYGLGHNDSISKAGEDDRKSHIMASGTEGGLTGADRVKNRHFSDTSFEKLAANIGLYEQTVSNWDFINPNSTAANGFTITVLVVPSAGAPTKGSMYTGSLSPWNNVSISADGSEMLQGVNYNRYRINFTDPKGWANGSAGEVGAGVEFHVGVGLTTAYIVRATELRSGTTVLGLHPRVVGYTVDGSFDPESGDFHVSLVNGDPDAPLIMSDIEILHLPRTVAIDEMVPGGKLVGQDGLPIEPWKAWDPGQKAVEITDRANLSLGNLSNKRAVDYKYETAPGCKRGIFKPPPIQDGRGFATVEYCPKGHVLGLFPSARVYVKATVTDPNAIFFDAKEGRFVTGPLSTRVFFQVAGKHPDLNENGVDDAIDIDNGTCADTNRNGVCDHIEPQHYKYAAKLVCGVQPEENDGRVVRGSYATTVNILNPQEREVRLVKTLSLTYPPEEQRPGDVLTIGKDLLKPDQALKVDCADIQRRLFPNGLPALYIEGFVVIESSGSLDVTAVYSSRDVAEAPDCGGRPGGDGGHCGCKHGGDDHCKRGCGKDGGGSPGCQPPDSISTTLDVEQIRERVIERAKQPPVQQCADLTVRDISRPQVSCPTGGGSCVTKVDYAIANIGNAASGPFESRATLDPNQSVVVTQLVAAGLAPGQSTSISVVTPPDGNCFDGDCTVAVDVDSSNKVNECREDNNSLAKTTKG, encoded by the coding sequence ATGCACTCCTTATTCGGGCATCGCAGCAACACCTCGAACAAGTCTTTATGGAGTGGAGTGCGCCGGCCTCCGGCCCGGCATTTGGTATATGCTGCGGCAGTCGTCGCGCTGATCGGAGCGTTCACGCATGCCGCGCGCGCCGCCAACGTGGATTGTCAGGCGAACCGTACCGGCACCGGCAGTGTCCTTTATCTGTATTACCCGACGGCCAGTGACAGCAACTTTCCGGACGATGTCGGCGACCTGGGGGTCACGACTTCACCGCTTGCCGATTTCGATGTCGCCGACCTCGATTCGGGGATAGGAACGACCGCCGCCTTGCGCGATGCCGTCACGTCACGCGTCAAGGTGGACTACTGCGAGTTCAATATCCGCATCGTGCCGACGACAAGTGCGAACGGCACCACAAATCCGCAGCCCGGGGACGCTCGGTGGCAGGTCGTCGGGATCGGAAGTGATTCATCTCCGGACCTTTTTGGCATAGCGAGCGACGTCGATACCGGTGACGCGGTGGCGCAGGACTTTGCCCGTGTCTTTGCCGATTCGTTCGGCGTCGAATTCGGCGGTGCCGGCGGGGAACTTAACGGGGCCAACTCGACGCTGGATCGCTGGGCCAATGCGATCGCCGGCACCACCTCGCACGAGGCGGGACACGACTACGGTCTCGGCCACAACGATTCGATTTCAAAGGCGGGCGAGGATGACCGCAAGAGCCACATCATGGCATCGGGCACTGAAGGCGGGCTCACGGGTGCCGACCGGGTGAAGAATCGGCATTTCAGCGATACGAGTTTCGAGAAGCTGGCCGCCAATATCGGCCTCTATGAGCAGACGGTCAGCAACTGGGACTTCATCAACCCGAACAGCACCGCGGCGAACGGCTTTACCATCACCGTGCTCGTCGTTCCGTCGGCCGGCGCGCCGACGAAGGGTTCGATGTATACCGGCTCGCTCAGCCCGTGGAACAACGTATCGATCTCGGCCGACGGCTCGGAAATGCTCCAGGGCGTGAACTACAACCGCTACCGCATCAATTTCACCGATCCGAAGGGCTGGGCGAACGGCAGTGCCGGCGAGGTCGGGGCAGGCGTCGAGTTCCATGTCGGCGTCGGCCTCACGACGGCCTATATCGTGCGCGCGACCGAGCTTCGTTCGGGGACCACGGTCCTCGGTCTGCATCCGCGCGTCGTGGGCTACACCGTCGATGGGTCTTTCGACCCCGAGAGCGGCGATTTCCATGTGTCGCTCGTCAATGGCGATCCGGACGCGCCCTTGATCATGTCGGACATCGAGATCCTGCATCTGCCGCGCACCGTGGCAATCGACGAGATGGTGCCCGGCGGGAAGCTCGTCGGCCAGGACGGGCTGCCGATCGAGCCCTGGAAGGCGTGGGACCCCGGCCAGAAGGCCGTGGAGATTACCGACAGGGCGAATCTGAGCCTCGGCAATCTCTCCAATAAGCGCGCGGTGGACTACAAATATGAGACGGCCCCTGGCTGCAAGCGCGGGATCTTCAAGCCGCCGCCGATCCAGGACGGCCGAGGGTTCGCCACCGTTGAATATTGCCCCAAGGGTCACGTGCTGGGCCTGTTCCCCTCGGCGCGGGTCTATGTGAAGGCGACGGTGACCGATCCTAATGCGATCTTTTTCGACGCCAAGGAGGGGCGCTTCGTGACAGGCCCGCTCAGCACCCGTGTCTTCTTCCAGGTTGCCGGCAAGCATCCGGACCTGAACGAGAACGGGGTGGACGACGCGATCGACATCGATAACGGAACCTGCGCGGACACGAACCGCAACGGCGTGTGTGATCATATCGAGCCCCAGCACTACAAATATGCGGCGAAGCTCGTCTGCGGCGTGCAGCCGGAAGAAAATGACGGCCGCGTGGTGCGGGGCAGCTACGCCACGACCGTCAACATCCTCAATCCGCAAGAGCGGGAAGTGCGCCTTGTGAAGACGCTGTCGCTCACTTATCCGCCGGAAGAGCAGCGCCCGGGCGATGTGCTGACGATCGGCAAGGATCTTCTCAAGCCGGACCAGGCGCTCAAGGTCGATTGTGCCGACATTCAGCGACGGTTGTTCCCGAACGGCCTGCCGGCCTTGTATATCGAGGGCTTCGTGGTCATCGAGAGCTCCGGCAGCCTTGACGTGACCGCGGTCTATTCGAGCCGCGATGTCGCCGAGGCGCCTGACTGCGGCGGACGTCCCGGAGGAGACGGCGGGCATTGCGGCTGCAAGCACGGCGGGGACGATCATTGCAAGCGTGGCTGCGGAAAGGACGGGGGCGGTTCGCCGGGCTGCCAGCCGCCGGATTCGATCTCGACCACGCTCGATGTCGAGCAGATCCGCGAACGGGTGATTGAGCGCGCCAAGCAGCCGCCGGTGCAGCAGTGCGCCGACCTGACGGTGCGCGATATCAGTCGGCCGCAGGTTTCGTGCCCGACGGGCGGGGGCAGCTGCGTGACGAAGGTGGACTACGCGATCGCCAATATCGGCAATGCGGCCTCGGGTCCGTTCGAGAGCCGGGCGACGCTCGATCCCAACCAGTCGGTTGTGGTCACGCAACTCGTCGCTGCGGGTCTGGCGCCGGGTCAGTCCACGTCTATCAGCGTGGTCACGCCGCCGGACGGCAATTGTTTTGACGGCGATTGCACCGTGGCGGTGGACGTGGACAGCTCGAACAAGGTCAACGAGTGCCGAGAGGACAACAATTCTCTCGCCAAGACCACGAAGGGCTAG